In one window of Methanoculleus chikugoensis DNA:
- a CDS encoding M24 family metallopeptidase, with amino-acid sequence MNGLDSAIRERGAAAYAAYGSSIDANVRYLTRFRTTDPVVYVQKPGERGMIVVPQMEHERAVRESTAAVVTRAHAGYLDYIKAGEPRWRATAHMLADLAGGPVLVPANFPLALARELESFQPVVLDERGAVEAMRAVKTPEEIERIRSVQRATEGAIERGIALIRSSVPKGGVLYRDGAPLTSETVRAEMHAYLLAHGYRGVDTIVSCGPDTALPHSPGVGPLRENEPIVIDIYPQDELTGYHADMTRTVVKGEPSPAIREMYEAVRDAKSHAVSMLRAGAVGADLYRATVEFFRDRGYESNTQGFTHSLGHGVGLEVHEEPSLGPQGGELVPGNVVTIEPGLYYPGTGGVRLEDMGAVTETGFDRFTQYREELTL; translated from the coding sequence ATGAACGGACTGGATTCGGCTATCCGGGAGAGAGGTGCAGCGGCATACGCGGCCTACGGCTCGTCCATAGATGCCAACGTGCGCTACCTGACCCGGTTCCGCACCACCGACCCCGTGGTCTACGTCCAGAAGCCGGGCGAGCGCGGGATGATCGTCGTTCCGCAGATGGAGCATGAACGTGCCGTCCGCGAATCGACGGCGGCGGTCGTCACCCGCGCTCACGCAGGCTACCTCGATTACATCAAGGCCGGAGAGCCGCGCTGGCGTGCGACCGCCCACATGCTCGCCGACCTCGCCGGCGGCCCCGTCCTCGTCCCCGCGAACTTCCCGCTCGCCCTCGCACGGGAACTCGAATCGTTCCAGCCGGTCGTCCTCGATGAGCGGGGGGCGGTCGAGGCGATGCGGGCGGTCAAGACGCCGGAGGAGATCGAGCGGATACGCTCGGTCCAGCGGGCCACCGAGGGCGCGATAGAGCGCGGGATCGCGCTCATCCGGTCATCCGTCCCGAAAGGGGGCGTCCTTTACCGGGACGGCGCGCCCCTCACCTCCGAAACCGTCCGCGCCGAGATGCACGCCTACCTCCTCGCCCACGGCTACCGCGGGGTCGACACCATCGTCTCCTGCGGTCCCGACACCGCCCTTCCGCACAGCCCCGGCGTGGGACCGCTCCGGGAGAACGAACCGATCGTCATCGACATCTACCCGCAGGACGAACTGACCGGATACCACGCCGATATGACCCGGACGGTCGTAAAAGGCGAGCCCTCTCCCGCGATCCGGGAGATGTACGAAGCCGTCAGGGACGCAAAATCCCACGCGGTATCGATGCTCCGTGCCGGTGCCGTCGGCGCCGATCTCTACCGCGCGACGGTCGAGTTCTTCCGCGACCGCGGCTACGAGAGCAACACGCAGGGGTTCACCCACAGCCTCGGCCACGGCGTCGGGCTCGAGGTGCACGAAGAGCCGTCGCTCGGGCCGCAGGGCGGGGAACTCGTCCCCGGAAACGTCGTCACGATCGAGCCGGGGCTCTACTACCCCGGAACCGGCGGCGTCCGGTTGGAGGATATGGGCGCGGTGACAGAGACCGGGTTTGACCGGTTCACCCAATACAGAGAGGAGCTCACGCTATGA
- a CDS encoding DUF3800 domain-containing protein, whose protein sequence is MKIYVDESGDLGFGPRASRYFVLAALIVRDEQTIRRCFKRIRQRKLKKSFRDLPEFKYNNTKGLIKNRILQCIADCDLDIAYAVLRKDQVYSRLRDKQQIVYNYLTGSLISRIANQYAIEGCIYVCMDKSMYSLQRDHFDDYLAYRMFDNGVPCATPLDQLVIEHVDYRTEPCIQAADFAAGAVHQRYRENNEIYYTIIEPKMTIALDFFKGRQK, encoded by the coding sequence GTGAAAATATACGTCGATGAATCTGGAGATCTCGGATTTGGACCAAGGGCGTCTCGTTATTTTGTCCTTGCGGCCCTTATAGTCCGGGATGAGCAGACGATTCGGCGCTGTTTTAAAAGGATCCGCCAGAGAAAACTCAAGAAATCATTCAGGGATCTCCCTGAGTTCAAGTATAACAACACAAAAGGGCTGATCAAGAATCGTATTTTACAGTGCATAGCCGATTGTGATCTCGACATCGCCTACGCGGTGCTCCGGAAGGATCAGGTGTACAGCAGGCTGAGGGATAAACAGCAGATCGTCTATAATTATCTCACCGGGTCCCTCATATCCAGGATTGCCAACCAGTACGCGATCGAAGGATGTATTTACGTCTGCATGGACAAATCGATGTACAGCCTTCAACGTGACCATTTTGACGATTATCTCGCGTACCGTATGTTCGATAATGGCGTTCCCTGTGCGACACCACTTGACCAGCTCGTCATCGAACACGTTGATTATCGAACAGAACCCTGCATACAGGCCGCAGACTTTGCGGCGGGTGCAGTCCACCAGCGGTATCGGGAAAACAATGAAATCTACTATACTATCATCGAACCTAAAATGACAATTGCGCTCGATTTTTTTAAGGGTCGCCAGAAGTAG
- a CDS encoding ABC transporter substrate-binding protein — protein MKRRLLPVLALLLLLAVPASAAEGIPGDADGDGVLASGEYASAALAYLDTAYMGGTGDLDRDDIRDAAWVYARWDGKPREVVDSSGQTVTFYRPLRRVVTFSGESLETLRSLGFDMDRVVAVDKYSHEKSTFFPECQNKANVGSIWSPDMEKVISVQPDTVFLYATISTAACDDIQKRLEASSPGIRVLRFDCFKPATYATEIRTIASIVDETERGEEFASFYSTTMDQIRDGTAGIPDDEKARVYFEYWFDYTTVAASAGYNEKTELAGGKNPFAVGTAEYPVVDPEAIIVADPEVVVKLAGQGLAVGGYAGHAPEALDAIRSALVERPGWSKISAVKDGRVHVIHSDILGGAQHFIGTAYLAKWFYPDRFADLDPHAVHQRYLTGFQGIDFDLASEGTFVYP, from the coding sequence GTGAAGCGGCGGCTCCTCCCCGTCCTCGCGCTCCTCCTGCTCCTCGCCGTCCCGGCATCGGCGGCAGAGGGGATCCCCGGGGACGCCGACGGCGACGGGGTGCTTGCCTCCGGTGAATACGCCTCGGCGGCCCTTGCCTACCTCGATACCGCCTATATGGGCGGTACGGGAGACCTCGACCGGGACGACATCCGCGACGCCGCCTGGGTCTACGCCCGCTGGGACGGAAAGCCCCGCGAGGTCGTCGATTCGTCGGGGCAGACCGTGACGTTCTATCGTCCCCTGCGCCGGGTCGTGACCTTCAGCGGCGAGTCCCTGGAGACCCTCCGCTCGCTCGGGTTCGATATGGACAGGGTCGTCGCCGTCGATAAGTACAGCCACGAGAAGAGCACCTTCTTCCCCGAGTGCCAAAACAAGGCGAACGTCGGGTCGATCTGGTCACCCGACATGGAGAAGGTCATCTCCGTGCAGCCGGACACGGTCTTCCTCTACGCGACGATCAGCACCGCGGCCTGCGACGACATCCAGAAGAGGCTCGAGGCGAGCAGCCCCGGTATCCGGGTGCTGCGGTTCGACTGCTTCAAGCCCGCCACCTACGCGACCGAGATCCGCACCATCGCCTCGATCGTCGACGAGACCGAACGGGGAGAGGAGTTCGCTTCCTTCTACAGCACGACGATGGACCAGATCCGGGACGGCACGGCGGGGATCCCGGACGACGAGAAGGCCCGGGTCTACTTCGAGTACTGGTTCGACTACACGACCGTTGCCGCCAGCGCGGGCTACAACGAAAAGACCGAACTCGCCGGCGGGAAGAACCCCTTCGCCGTCGGGACCGCGGAGTACCCCGTCGTCGACCCCGAGGCGATCATCGTCGCGGACCCCGAGGTCGTCGTCAAACTGGCCGGACAGGGCCTGGCCGTCGGCGGATACGCGGGCCACGCCCCCGAAGCGCTCGATGCGATCCGGTCGGCGCTCGTTGAGCGGCCCGGGTGGTCGAAGATCTCCGCGGTGAAAGACGGCCGCGTCCACGTCATCCACTCCGACATCCTCGGCGGCGCCCAGCACTTCATCGGGACGGCCTACCTCGCGAAGTGGTTCTACCCCGACCGGTTCGCCGACCTCGACCCGCACGCCGTCCACCAGCGTTACCTCACCGGGTTCCAGGGCATCGACTTCGACCTCGCGTCCGAGGGGACGTTCGTCTATCCGTGA
- a CDS encoding FecCD family ABC transporter permease, whose product MEQSITIQTGYARLKKNRALFIGGLLAALVILIGVAVTLGSADFTVAESYLAILAGLFPGTFTAPDMAGIIIWDYRLHRVLFAVCAGFGLAVAGSVMQGILRNPLASPFTLGIASAATTGASIAIVLGAGVVGGDYLVIGNAFLFALLAALAIYGMARYRGIGSETMVLAGIAIMYLFSAVTSLLQYVGSAEQLRAVVFWTFGSVDKSTWPKLAIVSLVLACTIPYLLYRSWDLNALAEGDEVAAGLGVPVERSMIVFMMIASLITAVIICFTGTIGFIGLVAPHITRMAIGGDFRTLLPASGLVGALLLLGADSIARSVLAPQVLPVGIVTAFLGVPFFIYLFMHRRNA is encoded by the coding sequence ATGGAGCAGAGCATCACCATCCAGACAGGGTATGCCCGGCTGAAGAAAAACCGGGCGCTCTTCATCGGCGGACTCCTCGCCGCCCTCGTCATCCTCATCGGCGTCGCGGTCACGCTCGGGTCGGCCGACTTCACCGTGGCCGAGTCCTACCTCGCGATCCTTGCCGGGCTCTTCCCCGGCACATTCACCGCCCCGGATATGGCCGGGATCATCATCTGGGACTACCGGCTCCACCGGGTGCTCTTCGCGGTCTGTGCCGGGTTCGGGCTCGCGGTGGCGGGGTCGGTCATGCAGGGGATCCTCCGAAACCCGCTCGCGAGCCCCTTCACCCTCGGGATCGCCTCGGCGGCCACCACCGGCGCCTCGATCGCGATCGTCCTCGGCGCCGGGGTCGTCGGAGGGGATTACCTCGTCATCGGCAACGCCTTTCTCTTCGCCCTGCTTGCGGCGCTCGCCATCTACGGGATGGCCCGTTACCGGGGGATCGGTTCCGAGACGATGGTCCTTGCCGGTATCGCCATCATGTACCTCTTCTCCGCGGTGACGTCGCTGCTGCAGTACGTCGGCAGCGCCGAACAGCTCCGTGCGGTGGTCTTCTGGACGTTCGGTTCGGTCGACAAGTCCACCTGGCCCAAACTCGCTATCGTCAGCCTCGTCCTCGCCTGCACCATACCCTACCTCCTCTACCGCTCCTGGGACCTCAACGCCCTCGCGGAAGGAGACGAGGTGGCGGCCGGTCTCGGGGTGCCCGTGGAGCGCTCGATGATCGTCTTCATGATGATCGCCTCCCTGATCACCGCAGTGATCATCTGCTTCACCGGAACGATCGGGTTTATCGGACTCGTCGCCCCGCACATCACCCGGATGGCGATAGGAGGTGACTTCCGCACGCTCCTCCCCGCCTCCGGCCTGGTGGGGGCTCTCCTCCTCCTCGGTGCGGACAGCATCGCGCGGAGCGTCCTTGCGCCGCAGGTCCTCCCCGTCGGTATCGTGACCGCGTTCCTCGGGGTGCCGTTCTTCATCTACCTCTTCATGCACCGGAGGAATGCCTGA
- a CDS encoding ABC transporter ATP-binding protein: MPRLSVEDLSFSYRDRRVLHGITFSVDAGEVLGLVGPNGCGKTTLIRCVDGMLTPGGGTVMLDGREVRTMHRREVAQAMAYVPQSAGNRTAATVFETVLMGRRPYLNWTVNRADEEKVVAALDALDLGDLALRKVGELSGGERQRVMIARALVQETGAILLDEPTSNLDVCHQMGVMEVLRGLAEEKGLSIVIALHDLNLAATYCHRLMVMKAGGVYGYGAPDEVLTEEMLRAVYGIEAVVKRDLAAPYMVPVRSGSLRGGA, translated from the coding sequence ATGCCCCGGCTCTCGGTCGAAGACCTCTCGTTCTCCTACCGTGACCGCCGGGTGCTCCACGGGATCACCTTCTCGGTCGACGCGGGCGAGGTTCTCGGGCTCGTGGGGCCGAACGGGTGCGGAAAGACGACGCTTATCAGGTGCGTCGACGGGATGCTCACCCCCGGCGGGGGAACAGTGATGCTCGACGGGCGGGAGGTCCGCACGATGCACCGGCGGGAGGTCGCGCAGGCGATGGCCTACGTGCCGCAGTCGGCCGGGAACCGGACCGCGGCGACGGTCTTTGAGACCGTCCTGATGGGAAGGCGGCCCTACCTGAACTGGACGGTGAACAGGGCCGACGAGGAGAAGGTGGTTGCCGCGCTCGATGCCCTCGACCTCGGGGATCTCGCGCTCCGCAAGGTCGGCGAACTCTCCGGCGGGGAACGCCAGCGGGTGATGATCGCCCGGGCGCTCGTGCAGGAGACCGGCGCGATCCTCCTCGACGAACCGACGAGCAACCTGGACGTCTGCCACCAGATGGGGGTCATGGAGGTCCTCCGCGGGCTTGCCGAGGAGAAGGGCCTTTCGATCGTCATCGCGCTCCACGACCTGAACCTCGCCGCCACCTACTGCCACCGCCTCATGGTGATGAAGGCCGGGGGGGTCTACGGCTACGGGGCTCCGGACGAGGTGCTCACCGAGGAGATGCTCAGGGCGGTCTACGGCATCGAAGCGGTGGTGAAACGGGATCTTGCAGCGCCCTACATGGTTCCGGTCAGGTCGGGCAGCCTCCGGGGAGGGGCGTGA
- a CDS encoding DUF3303 domain-containing protein: MQFMSIFTWEPGRTGEVMEMRAVEKTPDGMIVINEWLDLGSNTVFRLVEVEDSVALLKAGYPWGDLGYTEMHPVMEAKEALKHLGR; the protein is encoded by the coding sequence ATGCAGTTCATGAGTATCTTCACCTGGGAGCCCGGGAGAACCGGCGAGGTCATGGAGATGCGGGCCGTGGAGAAGACCCCTGACGGGATGATCGTCATCAACGAGTGGCTCGATCTCGGCAGCAACACGGTCTTCCGGCTGGTCGAGGTGGAGGATTCCGTAGCACTCCTGAAAGCCGGTTATCCCTGGGGCGATCTCGGCTACACCGAGATGCACCCGGTCATGGAGGCGAAGGAGGCGCTGAAGCACCTGGGGAGGTAG
- a CDS encoding chloride channel protein has product MPVSVDSSGTRAGGRERTAPLRQVVLIAVIAIAFTVAYLGLYGLLDNAVWSESGFMHGAPWAVPAGVLLFSLLVGLCRRYLNAPTVIHGGFTDSLKGGGEKPDYRTFPGALLSSLFSLLSGASVGPEGTITVLIGYVSSYVRDRLRIESPGAALGLDVAALASAFNGIVGNVLFTGVFATEFQVGGNKNAFRFLTWNLLAGTVGYLFYLLLGLPSFARSIPFEPIGGLYPGYILYAITLGILGSLLAVFAGVAMQTVETIMDRVFGDAVVARVLAAGAVIACAGYFVPEVLFSGEGQLHGIIADPARLGVGMLLGVAILKIILLALSFKSGYIGGPLFPIIFSSTLIGLALHLVFPGIPVGIFVLCIEAAALTLALGAPLTSILLVAVVGTADQYTVVLLVISAVTAMVIAAAVKERPA; this is encoded by the coding sequence ATGCCTGTCTCTGTAGACAGTTCGGGAACGCGAGCCGGCGGCCGGGAACGAACAGCGCCCCTCCGGCAGGTTGTCCTCATCGCCGTGATCGCGATCGCGTTCACGGTCGCCTACCTGGGTCTCTACGGGTTGCTCGACAACGCCGTCTGGTCCGAGAGCGGCTTCATGCACGGCGCCCCCTGGGCGGTTCCGGCCGGGGTGCTGCTCTTTTCGCTGCTCGTCGGCCTCTGCCGCAGGTATCTGAACGCACCGACCGTCATCCACGGCGGGTTCACCGACTCGCTCAAAGGCGGAGGCGAGAAACCCGATTACCGGACGTTTCCCGGCGCCCTCCTCTCGTCGCTCTTCTCGCTCCTCTCCGGGGCAAGTGTCGGGCCGGAAGGAACCATCACCGTTCTCATCGGCTACGTCTCCTCCTACGTCCGCGACCGGCTCAGGATCGAGTCGCCCGGGGCCGCGCTCGGGCTCGACGTCGCCGCCCTGGCATCGGCGTTCAACGGGATCGTCGGCAACGTGCTCTTTACCGGGGTGTTCGCCACCGAGTTCCAGGTCGGCGGAAACAAAAACGCCTTCCGGTTCCTCACCTGGAACCTGCTCGCCGGCACCGTCGGCTACCTCTTCTACCTGCTCCTGGGGCTCCCCTCCTTTGCGCGGAGCATCCCGTTCGAGCCGATCGGCGGGCTGTATCCCGGCTACATCCTCTACGCGATCACCCTGGGCATCCTCGGCTCGCTCCTCGCGGTCTTTGCGGGAGTCGCCATGCAGACCGTCGAGACGATCATGGACAGGGTGTTCGGAGATGCAGTCGTCGCCCGCGTCCTCGCCGCCGGGGCGGTCATCGCGTGCGCCGGCTACTTCGTCCCGGAGGTGCTCTTCTCCGGGGAGGGCCAGTTGCACGGGATCATCGCCGACCCGGCCCGGCTCGGGGTCGGGATGCTGCTCGGCGTAGCGATCCTGAAAATCATCCTGCTCGCGCTCTCGTTCAAGAGCGGGTACATCGGCGGCCCCCTCTTTCCCATCATCTTCTCGTCGACGCTGATCGGGCTTGCCCTGCACCTCGTATTCCCCGGCATCCCGGTCGGCATCTTCGTCCTCTGCATCGAGGCCGCGGCCCTCACCCTCGCCCTCGGGGCGCCCCTGACCTCCATCCTCCTGGTCGCGGTCGTAGGGACGGCCGACCAGTACACGGTCGTCCTCCTCGTGATCTCCGCCGTCACCGCCATGGTCATCGCTGCCGCCGTTAAGGAGCGGCCGGCGTAA
- a CDS encoding PRC-barrel domain-containing protein → MHAPGVGRVPLDTGAMEMKEMQERSEVILERRTRTAGEEWFMSADDILDKNVINPQGDDLGEISDMRIGFPEGKVQYLVLRYGGVLGMAAKRFAIPPEAVIYRPGDDNFVVNIDKQRLDDLPGFDEDHWPREADYSLIQSAGTMTPPTREEAEAMRREETPPPDVVTTERVETRPRRR, encoded by the coding sequence GTGCACGCCCCCGGTGTGGGGCGTGTCCCCCTGGATACGGGGGCGATGGAGATGAAGGAGATGCAGGAGAGATCGGAGGTAATTCTCGAACGCAGGACGCGGACGGCCGGCGAGGAGTGGTTCATGTCGGCCGACGACATCCTGGACAAAAACGTGATCAACCCGCAGGGAGACGACCTCGGGGAGATCTCGGATATGCGGATCGGGTTCCCCGAGGGCAAGGTGCAGTACCTGGTGCTCAGGTACGGCGGCGTGCTCGGCATGGCGGCAAAGAGGTTCGCCATCCCGCCGGAAGCCGTGATCTACCGCCCCGGCGACGACAACTTTGTCGTGAACATCGACAAGCAGCGGCTGGACGACCTGCCGGGCTTCGACGAGGACCACTGGCCCCGGGAAGCGGACTACAGCCTCATCCAGTCGGCCGGGACCATGACCCCGCCGACCCGCGAGGAGGCGGAAGCCATGCGGCGTGAGGAGACTCCGCCGCCCGATGTCGTGACGACCGAGCGGGTCGAGACGCGGCCCCGGCGGAGGTAA
- a CDS encoding cache domain-containing protein, with product MQSDSSTAVPTPESTTVPQAQYTSNETLVAFVESAVAYVQENGKKTALAEFNDPNGAFVRGELYIYAYDFNGTTLAHPVNPEKVGVNRLNETEGGVGTFLREMNDAVRNGDGFGRIAYINPTRGRTLESKLAYGVQVDEDWWLGSGIYTGSADLPAAANPTIRADYPAMVGVWRADDGTVYFLNDTIDKMPAGENRWVVTAQDDRVISGFKIFSLPDGTVENQTFVGIFNPDGETISFIDRPGEWATGSLADQNTLFIAWTNPGDDTATMAGSLILHRDITA from the coding sequence ATGCAGAGCGATTCCAGTACCGCTGTCCCGACACCGGAGAGCACTACCGTACCGCAGGCACAGTATACCTCGAATGAGACGCTCGTCGCCTTCGTCGAGAGTGCGGTTGCCTATGTGCAAGAAAACGGCAAGAAGACCGCCCTTGCCGAGTTTAACGACCCGAACGGAGCGTTTGTCCGGGGTGAACTCTATATCTACGCGTATGACTTCAACGGCACCACCCTCGCCCACCCGGTCAACCCGGAAAAGGTCGGTGTCAACCGCCTGAATGAGACCGAGGGGGGTGTTGGGACGTTCCTCCGGGAGATGAACGATGCTGTCAGGAACGGGGACGGTTTCGGTCGGATTGCCTACATCAACCCCACGCGTGGCCGGACGCTTGAGTCGAAACTGGCGTACGGGGTGCAGGTGGACGAGGACTGGTGGCTTGGCTCCGGGATCTACACGGGGTCCGCCGATCTGCCCGCGGCAGCAAACCCGACGATCCGGGCCGATTACCCTGCGATGGTCGGCGTCTGGAGAGCGGACGACGGCACCGTGTACTTCCTGAACGACACGATCGACAAGATGCCCGCCGGAGAGAACAGATGGGTGGTCACCGCGCAGGACGACCGGGTCATCAGCGGGTTCAAGATATTCTCCCTGCCGGACGGAACGGTGGAGAACCAGACGTTTGTAGGCATATTTAACCCGGACGGAGAGACCATCTCGTTCATCGACCGGCCGGGAGAATGGGCGACGGGATCCCTGGCCGATCAGAACACCCTCTTCATCGCCTGGACGAACCCGGGCGATGATACGGCAACGATGGCGGGCTCCCTGATCCTGCATCGGGATATCACAGCGTGA